CCAGGCGCACAACCAGGCGCTGGCCGCTGAACTGCGCGCGCGGCTGGCCGATGCCCGGCAGGGCGGCGACGCCAAGGCCCATCAGCGCCACCAGGAACAGGGCAAACTCCCCGTGCGCGACCGCCTGGAGCGTCTGCTCGACCCCGGCGCGCCTTTCCTGGAGCTTTCCCCACTGGCCGCACAGGGGCTGTATGGCAACGAAGCGCCGGGCGCCGGCATCGTCACCGGCATCGGCCTGGTCAGCGGCCGCGAAGTGCTCATCATCGCCAACGACGCCACCGTCAAGGGCGGCGCCTACTACCCCCTGACGGTCAAGAAGCACCTGCGCGCGCAGCAGGTCGCGTTGGAAAATCGCCTGCCCTGCATCTACCTGGTGGACTCCGGCGGCGCCTTCTTGCCCATGCAGGACGAAGTATTTCCTGATGTGGACGATTTTGGCCGCATCTTCTACAACCAGGCCCTGATGAGCGCGGCGCGCATCCCGCAGATCGCCGCGGTGATGGGCTCCTGCACGGCCGGCGGCGCGTACGTGCCCGCGATGAGTGATGAAACGATCATCGTCAAGGGCACCGGCACCATCTTCCTGGGCGGCCCGCCGCTGGTCAAAGCCGCGACCGGCGAAGAGGTCAGCGCGGAGGATCTGGGCGGCGCCGATGTGCATACCCGCGTCTCCGGCGTGGCCGATCATTACGCGCTGGATGACGAGCACGCGCTGGATCTCTGCCGCGGCATCGTGGAGACGCTCAACCGCCCCAAGTCCATCGGGCTGGAGGTGGCGCCGCCCGAAGAACCGCTCTACGATCCGGCCGAGCTGTACGGCGTCATTCCCGCCAGTTTCAAGACCGCGTACGACGTGCGCGAGGTCATCGCCCGCCTGGTGGACGGCAGCCGCCTGCGTGAGTTCAAGGCGCTCTACGGCACGACCCTGGTCTGCGGCTTTGCCCGCATCTACGGCTACCCGGTGGGCATCATCGCCAACAACGGCATCCTCTTCAGCGAATCGGCGCTCAAGGGCGCGCATTTCGTGGAGTTATGCACCAGCCGCGGCATTCCGCTGCTCTTCCTGCAGAACATCACCGGCTTCATGGTGGGCCGCGCGTACGAGGCCGGCGGCATTGCCAAAGACGGCGCCAAACTGGTGCATGCCGTCGCCAACGCGGCCGTGCCCAAGCTGACGGTCATCATCGGCGGCTCCTTTGGCGCGGGCAACTACGGCATGTGCGGCCGCGCCTACGGCCCGCGCTTCCTGTGGATGTGGCCCAACAGCCGCATCAGCGTCATGGGCGGCGAGCAGGCCGCCAGCGTCCTGCTGACCGTCAAGCAGGATCAACTGGCGCGGCTGGGCAAGCCGCTGCTCAGCGCGGAGGAGCAGGCCGCGTTCAAACAGCCGATCCTGGACAAATACGAAAAGGAGGGCAGCCCGTATTACTCCACCGCGCGGCTGTGGGACGACGGCATCCTCGATCCGC
The DNA window shown above is from Candidatus Amarolinea dominans and carries:
- a CDS encoding methylcrotonoyl-CoA carboxylase, whose translation is MDVLESQINNNDPVFQHNQAHNQALAAELRARLADARQGGDAKAHQRHQEQGKLPVRDRLERLLDPGAPFLELSPLAAQGLYGNEAPGAGIVTGIGLVSGREVLIIANDATVKGGAYYPLTVKKHLRAQQVALENRLPCIYLVDSGGAFLPMQDEVFPDVDDFGRIFYNQALMSAARIPQIAAVMGSCTAGGAYVPAMSDETIIVKGTGTIFLGGPPLVKAATGEEVSAEDLGGADVHTRVSGVADHYALDDEHALDLCRGIVETLNRPKSIGLEVAPPEEPLYDPAELYGVIPASFKTAYDVREVIARLVDGSRLREFKALYGTTLVCGFARIYGYPVGIIANNGILFSESALKGAHFVELCTSRGIPLLFLQNITGFMVGRAYEAGGIAKDGAKLVHAVANAAVPKLTVIIGGSFGAGNYGMCGRAYGPRFLWMWPNSRISVMGGEQAASVLLTVKQDQLARLGKPLLSAEEQAAFKQPILDKYEKEGSPYYSTARLWDDGILDPPETRRALGLALSACLNAPVPQTTYGVFRM